TTTTGTGTCGTCCATAGCTATCCCTCGGCTTACCTTGTGGTGAGGTGACAAGTAACTGGATTATACTACTGATATACTCTTTATTATACTAATATACAACTTATATATAAACCTTTCGTTACGTGTTCCCTCCGTTTTTCTAAAGTGACATTTAAATAATAGTAGTTATTCTCTTTACTTATGTCCTTTCCTGTCTATTTCCTCTCGTTAGCTATAACCGTACTTGGTTTTGGATGTGGTGCTGCTTTAGCATTCATCACACCATACGAGCTCAAACAAGGGTATAAGTTTTTTGTACTCTTCCAGGCTTTTCTACTTGCTATTATTCTCTTTATTCTTGGATTAAGATTGCATAGCATTGTCGGAGTGCTCTTAGTACTTTTACCATTATTGCTGCTCCGTTTCTATCCTGTAGCGTTTTCCTCCAAGGTACTTTTTTCTTTCCTCGGACTTTTGTTGTCGCTTAGTTCCCGAGATGTTCAACTCTTTCTGCTCACCTCTTCCCTTATTTTTGTGTATGGATTGCCCACAGGAACAATAATTGTTGTACGGTTCAAGAGAACACAGAAAGAACATCAACCAAAACAGTATGCTCCCTTGTTCCATTCTCTTCTTGTTCCTCTTGGATGCTATGTCCTTGTTGCCCTTTTGGGGTATGTTCTCTTCGGAGGCACGCTGCTATGACTGATCTTACTCCTGGTATGCGTCAGTATGTACAGGTTAAGAACCAACATCCTGATTGCTTAGTTTTGTTTCGTATGGGAGATTTCTATGAGACCTTTTATGAAGATGCAAAGACTGCAGCACGTGAATTGGAAATTACCTTAACCTCACGAGGAAAGGGAGAAAAAAAGGCTCCGTTAGCAGGAATTCCTTATCATGCCCTTGAGCCCTATCTTGCAAAGCTGGTTAAAAAAGGGTATAAAGTCTGCATTGTTGAGCAACTAGAGGATCCAAAACAAGCCAAGGGGCTGGTGAAAAGAGGCGTTACCCGCATTGTTACTCCGGGAACAGTTATTGAGTCTGCACTTCTCCAGGAACGAACGAACAACTATCTCATGGCAATTCTTCCCTATAAATCCATGTTTGGCGTTAGTTTTGTTGACATTTCTACTGGTGAATTTCTTACCACTACCTGTGCAACTAACGAAGAACTCATCGATGAAATTACTCGATTTACTCCAGCAGAAGTGATTATTCCATCTTCTTCTCTGGAGAATAATGCTTTGATGACGCTTCTGAAGAAGTATATGTTCCTTAGCCCGTATGATGACCGATTTTTTCTCTCTGAGACGGCCAATCAGAGCTTACAGAACCACTTTCAGGTACATTCATTGGGAAGTTTTGGTCTTGGAGAAAAACATCAGGAAGAGGAGCTTATGATCATGGCCAGCGGAGCCTTGCTCTGTTATTTGAAAGAAACACAGAGAACAAATATTGCTCATATCACCAAAGTCATGGTCTATAATCCTCATGGATTCATGCTGATGGATGAAACAACGCGAAAAAACCTTGAGATTCTCTCTAATATTCGTCATGGAAGTGCTGAACATACCTTGCTCCATATTCTTGATAAGACCGTAACCTCGTTAGGTGCACGATTGTTGCGGCAATGGCTGGTAAAGCCACTTCGTGGTAAGGTTACGATTGATGAGCGACTTGAGGGTGTAGAAGAACTTTTTAGTAATATTCTGCTCCGTCATGAACTTCGCAGTATGCTTGATCAGGTTTCAGACATTGAACGCTTGGTCAGTAGAATACATTGTGGGAATGCTCATGCACGAGATCTTCTTGCACTCCAAAAATCCTTACTGGTTATTCCTGAACTCTGCAAGACCTTAACGAATAGTCATGCTTCACTACTCAGGCACATCCATGAGATGACTCCCTCTCCAGAGGTTGTTGATCTTATCCAGCGAGCCATTCAAGACGATCCACCGGCTACGGTAAGGGAGGGAAATGTGATCAAGAAAGGGTATCATCAGGAGCTGGATAATTTACGATCACTTGCTTCAGGAGGTAAGGAATTTATTGCGAAGCTTGAACAACAGGAGCGAGAACGTACAGGCATAAAATCATTGAAAGTAGGATTTAATAGAGTTTTTGGGTATTATATTGAGGTTACTAAAGCAAATCTCCAATTAGTTCCTTCCCATTATTTGAGAAAACAAACCCAGGTCAATGCAGAGCGTTATATTACCGAAGAGCTCAAGGAATATGAGCAACAAGTATTAGGTGCAGAGGAAAAAATAATCCAGCTTGAGTATGAACTTTTTGTTGCTGTTCTTGAACAGATTAAGCCCTTTACGCAACCGATGCAGGAAGCTGCCCAGAAAATTGCCCTTCTTGATGTGCTCATCGCGCTTGCTGAAGTTGCTGCAACTCGTAATTATGTTAAACCTGTTATTCACGAAGGATATAACCTTACCATAACCGGAGGAAGGCACCCTATGGTTGAGGATGTCGAACCACACTTTGTTCCCAATGATGTTTTGTTTGATCGAGAGAAACAGATTCATATCATTACTGGGCCAAACATGGCAGGGAAAAGTGTTTTTATGCGACAGGTTTGCCTTATTGTTCTGATGGCCCAAATAGGAAGTTTTGTTCCTGCACGAACAGCCTCTCTTGGCATTGTCGATCGTATTTTTACCAGAGTTGGCGCTTCTGATGATGTGAGTTCTGGT
This region of Candidatus Woesearchaeota archaeon genomic DNA includes:
- the mutS gene encoding DNA mismatch repair protein MutS, whose translation is MTDLTPGMRQYVQVKNQHPDCLVLFRMGDFYETFYEDAKTAARELEITLTSRGKGEKKAPLAGIPYHALEPYLAKLVKKGYKVCIVEQLEDPKQAKGLVKRGVTRIVTPGTVIESALLQERTNNYLMAILPYKSMFGVSFVDISTGEFLTTTCATNEELIDEITRFTPAEVIIPSSSLENNALMTLLKKYMFLSPYDDRFFLSETANQSLQNHFQVHSLGSFGLGEKHQEEELMIMASGALLCYLKETQRTNIAHITKVMVYNPHGFMLMDETTRKNLEILSNIRHGSAEHTLLHILDKTVTSLGARLLRQWLVKPLRGKVTIDERLEGVEELFSNILLRHELRSMLDQVSDIERLVSRIHCGNAHARDLLALQKSLLVIPELCKTLTNSHASLLRHIHEMTPSPEVVDLIQRAIQDDPPATVREGNVIKKGYHQELDNLRSLASGGKEFIAKLEQQERERTGIKSLKVGFNRVFGYYIEVTKANLQLVPSHYLRKQTQVNAERYITEELKEYEQQVLGAEEKIIQLEYELFVAVLEQIKPFTQPMQEAAQKIALLDVLIALAEVAATRNYVKPVIHEGYNLTITGGRHPMVEDVEPHFVPNDVLFDREKQIHIITGPNMAGKSVFMRQVCLIVLMAQIGSFVPARTASLGIVDRIFTRVGASDDVSSGQSTFMMEMTETANILNNATSNSLIILDEIGRGTSTFDGISLAWAIVEYIHGHLQAKTLFATHFHQLNSLEEKCANIKNYNIAVQEKEDDIIFLRKIVEGGTDKSYGIHAAKLAGIPLAVIQRAKEIMGRLDMNDQIAERIHQPLKLEKNVENLPDKAQEKLSSPSQKKKPAPQKIPNNDLLHFFSSE